The Sphingomonas donggukensis genomic interval CGTTCGTGCTGAACTGGCCTCAGTTCGGGCAACTGCTCGCCGGCCCCGCGACCAGGTCCAGGCAGCGACCATCGACGTCGCCGGGCTTCAGCGGCAGGCCGATCAGCCCCGCGAGCGTCGGGGCGATATCGACGGTTTCCACCGACAGCGGCTGTTCGAAGCCGACCATCCCCTTGCGCCAGAACAGCATCGGCACGCGGCGGTCGTAGTCCCAGAAGCTGCCGTGGGTGGCGACATAGCCCTTGGTCGGGTCGACGATTGGCGTGATCCGCGGCTTCAACGCGACGACGAAGGCGCCGGAGCGCAAGGGATTGTACGAGGCGCGGGCGCGCTCCAGCAAACTCCACGTCTCGGGCGGGGCCTTCGACAGCGGGGTCGCGGCGATCTGTTCGGCGGTGAAGACCGCCTGGACCTGCGGGTGGGCGGCGAATGCCTTTACCCCTTCGGCGATCACCGTCTTGCGCTGCGCTGCAGTCAACGTCGGATCGACCCAGATGTCGCCGAAATTGCCGCCCCGCAGCAATTGCCCCTTCAGCCCCAGCTTCGCCGCGATCGCGGTGCCGATCGTCTTGGCATTCAGGTCTGCGGTGGTGCGCACCGCGCCCGGTACGGCATCCTCGCGGTGACGCTCGGGCAGGTCGGTGCCGCCGTGGTCCGCGGTCAGCGCGACCGCATAATCCACGCCACTCCTGTCCAGCACCGCGAAGAAATCGCCGAGGTCGCGGTCGAGCGACAGCAGCTGGCCGCACATCTCGGCACCCTCGGTGCCATAGGTGTGGCCGACGTAATCGGTCGCCGACGCGCCGATGCTGATGATGTCGGGCGCCGCACCCTGGCCGAGCTTCATCTCGCGGATCAGGCCGGCGGCGAGCGCCAGCGTCGCGGCATCGAACTGCGGGGAGGCGCGGTAGAGGCGGGCGTTGTTGCCGTCGCGCTCGAAATGGCCGGTGCCGACCGACTTGCCCGCGCCGATCGCCACCGCGCGGTCGCGCGCGGCGCATTGCGGAGGTACTGCGACCGCCGCCGCCGGGGCGGCATAGCGCGCGCCGACCAGCGCGTTGACCTGTGCCACCACCGGCGGGGTCGGGCGTCCGGCGTAGGTGCGGTAGGCGCCGGCGTCCCACCACCACAGCTCGTCGACCTTGTGCCCACCCATCATCACCGCCGCGCGGTCCTTGCCCGCGACCGAGACGACGCGGCTGGCCGGGTTCCACGCCTTCATCCGCTCGCCGAGCGTCGGGACCAGCAGATGCTTGTCGGAGACGGTGTATTTGCTCGAGGTCGAGCCCGGCACGTTCTCGTCCTCGGCGCAATAGACGGTCTTGTCCTCGCGCGCGGTCTTCAGGTCGACCCAGTCGTTGGCGATGATGCCGGTGCGGGCGGGGCGGGCGCCGGTGGTGATGGTCGAATGGCCGGGGCACGTCTCTGTCGCCGCATGGCTCTGATAACCCGAGGGAAAGACCGCGCCGTCCTGCAACCGCGCGAAGCCGCCGGTGAAGTGGCGGCGATATTCGGCGAACAGGTCGGCGGAGAATTGATCGACCGAGATGACGACGAGCAGCTTCGGCGGCGCGGTGGGCGCAGGCGCGGCCTGTTGCGCGAGCGCGGGAACGCTGAGCGCGGTGGCGCACAAGGCGAGTGGGAGCAGCTTCACGTCGGGCCTCCGATCGGGCAAGGGCAATCTGCCCTCGCTATTCGAGCGGCGAGGATGCCACAAGGATCGGCGATGCGGCTTCTGCATGTCCTGTTGATGACACTCGCGTTTTTCGCGACGCAGGCGGCTGCGCAGGCGCCGGGCGAGCGGCACATCGCGATCACCCTGGTTGCCGAGAGCGAGACGCCGCGCGCCGGCGAAAAAATGACGCTGGCGTTCGCCGCGACGCCGCAGCAGGGTTGGCACGGCTATTGGAAGAATCCGGGCGACGCCGGGGTCGAGACGACGGCGGCGTGGACTCTGCCGGCGGGGGTGACGGCGGGGCCGATCCAGTATCCCGTGCCGCAGCGGCTGCTGATCTCCGGCCTGATGAATTACGTGTATGAGGGGCCGTTCGCGCAATTCGTGACGCTGACGCTGCCGGGGGGGCTGGCGCAGGGCACGGCGCTGCCGGTGTCGGTGAAGCTAGACTATCTGGTGTGCACCGACCAGGTGTGCGTGCCCGAGAGCCAAACGCTCACGACACGGCTGACGGTCGGCGACGGCGCCGTCAGTCTGGAGCGGCGCGCCGAGTTCGACGGGTGGCGCCGCGCGATGCCGAAGCCGCTGGGATCGCCCGCGCGGTTTGCCGTGGCGGACGGGCAGGTGCGGCTGGCGGTGCCGTATCCGGCGGATTCGCCGGCGACTGATCCGTACTTTTTCCCGCTGACGCAAGGCGTGGTCGATTACGCCGCGCCGCAGCGCTTGACCCGCGAAGGAGACATGCTGACCATCGCGACCAAGGCGAGCGGCGGCGCGCCGGCGATGGTCGAGGGCGTATTGGCGGTGGCGCCGGGCCAGGGCTTCCTTGTTCGCGCCGCGCCGGGAACTGTCGCGGTAAGCGAGGGCGGCGTGGGCTGGTCGCTGCTCGCGGCGCTCGGCGGGGCGATCCTTGGCGGGTTGTTGCTGAACGTCATGCCGTGCGTGTTCCCGATCCTGAGCCTGAAGGCATTGAGCCTCGCCAAGTCGGGCGGCGAAGGGGCGAAGGGAGAGGCGCTGGCCTATACAGCGGGCGTGATGCTGGTGTGTGTCGCGCTGGGCGCGGTGCTGCTGGCGCTGCGGGCGGGCGGTGCGAGCGTGGGCTGGGCGTTCCAGCTGACCGATCCGCGCGTGATCCTGCTGCTGTTGCTGCTGATGACCGCAATCGCCTTCAATCTCGCCGGGCTGTTCGAACTGGCGACGCCGGGCGCGGTCAATCGCATGGCGGCGGGCGGAAAAGGCGGAGCGTTCGGCACCGGCGCGCTGGCGGCGTTCGTGGCGACGCCGTGCACGGGGCCGTTCATGGGCGCAGCGATGGCTGCGACCTTGGTGCTGCCATGGTGGGCGGCAATGGCGGTGTTCGCGGGGCTCGGGCTTGGGCTCGCGCTGCCGTTCCTGGCGATCGGGTTCGTGCCGGCGCTGCGGCGGATGCTGCCGAAGCCGGGGGCTTGGATGGCGACGTTCCGCCATGTCCTGGCGCTGCCGATGTTCGCGACTGCGCTGGCGCTGGCGTGGGTGCTGGGGCGGCAGGCCGGGGTGACCGGCATGACGCTGGGGCTGGGCGCGGCGATCGTGCTCGCGACTGGGCTGTGGTGGACGGGCGCGCGTCAGGCGCGGGGAAGCGCGCAGGCCTGGGTGCCGGGTGCGCTGGCCGCGGTGCTGGCGCTGGGCACGCTCGCCGTCGTCACCCGCGCGCCGGTACAAGCGGCGGCGGTTGCCGGGGTCGAGCCCTTCAGCGAAGCCCGACTTGCGGCGCTCCGCGCGCAGGGCAAGCCTGTCTTCGCCTATTTCACCGCCGACTGGTGCGTCACGTGCAAGGTGAACGAGCGCGCCGTCATCGACACCGACGCGGTGCAGGACGCGCTGAAGCGGGGCGGGGTGACGGTGCTGGTCGGCGACTGGACCGACGGCGACCGCGTGCTCGGGCGGTTCATCGAACGCCATAATCGCGCGGGCGTGCCGCTGTACCTCTGGTATGCGAAGGGCGGCGGCGAGGCCGAAGTCCTGCCGCAGCTCTTGTCGCGCGACATGCTGACGACCCGCGCCGGCAGATAGGGCGCGATTTTATTGCGCTTGTGCAACGCAGCATCCGCGGGCAGCATGCAACTTATGGTGATCCTGCGGCTTTCACCCCTTTGATGCTATCGGGGGGCGCTTTTGACGAAATCTGGGGAGCGGGTGGCCCCGGCCATGTCCGCCCGGAATTCGCCGCGCTAGGGCGCTGGCTGGACGAGACGCCGCCCGCCGAGTTCGGTCGCAGGCTGGAGGCGGCGGAGGCGACGTTCCGGCAGCTCGGCATCACCTTTGCCGTCTATGGCGACGCCGATGCCGCCGAGCGCATCATCCCGTTCGACATCGTGCCGCGCGTCTTCACCGCGAACGAATGGGCGGGGCTGAGTGACGGGCTGGTCCAGCGGGTCGGCGCCATCAATGCTTTCCTGGACGACATCTATGGCGAGCGCGAGATCCTGCGCGCCGGGGTGCTGCCGCCCGACCTGATCTTTCAGAACCCGCAGTTCCGCCCGGAGATCGCCGGCGCGCGTCCGCCGCACGGCATCTGGGCGCACATCTGCGGCATCGACTGCGTCCGCACCGGGCCGGACGAATTCTACGTGCTGGAGGACAATGCGCGCACGCCGTCGGGCGTGTCGTACATGCTGGAAAACCGCGAGGCGATGATCCGGCTGTGCCCCGAACTGTTCCGCGAGTTCCGGGTCGCCGCGGTCGACAGCTATCCCGACATGCTGCTGGAGACGATGCGGTCGGTCGCGCCATCGGGCGCGGGG includes:
- a CDS encoding protein-disulfide reductase DsbD family protein — protein: MRLLHVLLMTLAFFATQAAAQAPGERHIAITLVAESETPRAGEKMTLAFAATPQQGWHGYWKNPGDAGVETTAAWTLPAGVTAGPIQYPVPQRLLISGLMNYVYEGPFAQFVTLTLPGGLAQGTALPVSVKLDYLVCTDQVCVPESQTLTTRLTVGDGAVSLERRAEFDGWRRAMPKPLGSPARFAVADGQVRLAVPYPADSPATDPYFFPLTQGVVDYAAPQRLTREGDMLTIATKASGGAPAMVEGVLAVAPGQGFLVRAAPGTVAVSEGGVGWSLLAALGGAILGGLLLNVMPCVFPILSLKALSLAKSGGEGAKGEALAYTAGVMLVCVALGAVLLALRAGGASVGWAFQLTDPRVILLLLLLMTAIAFNLAGLFELATPGAVNRMAAGGKGGAFGTGALAAFVATPCTGPFMGAAMAATLVLPWWAAMAVFAGLGLGLALPFLAIGFVPALRRMLPKPGAWMATFRHVLALPMFATALALAWVLGRQAGVTGMTLGLGAAIVLATGLWWTGARQARGSAQAWVPGALAAVLALGTLAVVTRAPVQAAAVAGVEPFSEARLAALRAQGKPVFAYFTADWCVTCKVNERAVIDTDAVQDALKRGGVTVLVGDWTDGDRVLGRFIERHNRAGVPLYLWYAKGGGEAEVLPQLLSRDMLTTRAGR
- a CDS encoding alkaline phosphatase family protein, which gives rise to MKLLPLALCATALSVPALAQQAAPAPTAPPKLLVVISVDQFSADLFAEYRRHFTGGFARLQDGAVFPSGYQSHAATETCPGHSTITTGARPARTGIIANDWVDLKTAREDKTVYCAEDENVPGSTSSKYTVSDKHLLVPTLGERMKAWNPASRVVSVAGKDRAAVMMGGHKVDELWWWDAGAYRTYAGRPTPPVVAQVNALVGARYAAPAAAVAVPPQCAARDRAVAIGAGKSVGTGHFERDGNNARLYRASPQFDAATLALAAGLIREMKLGQGAAPDIISIGASATDYVGHTYGTEGAEMCGQLLSLDRDLGDFFAVLDRSGVDYAVALTADHGGTDLPERHREDAVPGAVRTTADLNAKTIGTAIAAKLGLKGQLLRGGNFGDIWVDPTLTAAQRKTVIAEGVKAFAAHPQVQAVFTAEQIAATPLSKAPPETWSLLERARASYNPLRSGAFVVALKPRITPIVDPTKGYVATHGSFWDYDRRVPMLFWRKGMVGFEQPLSVETVDIAPTLAGLIGLPLKPGDVDGRCLDLVAGPASSCPN